The Serinus canaria isolate serCan28SL12 chromosome 8, serCan2020, whole genome shotgun sequence DNA window CAAGGCAAGCCATTAGTCAGAATTTGGTCAGTCGGGCTGAAATAAGAAACATTTAATATCTTGAATTTACGATAGCCTGAATTTGTGGTGAGAGCTCCATGAAACTGttgtataaattaatttaataattaataatacaAGGAATCATGGAAAAATCAGGCAGGAGGGGTTAATGGCATTTGAAATACAGGGGAGCTATTGTTTTTCTACTTCTAACCCGTGTTTGTACTTTCCTCTTTATCATGTCGACTTTTGCAAGCAATAAAAGGGCATTATGTGCTGGTCATTGCATCTGCTTTTGAGATAAATTTGTGTTAGCATTTCAAAGGGTCAAGGAACTCTTCCAGGGCAAACAAATTCTGGAGCACTGATGCCAGATGGTGTGTATATAAagtggaaaatgggaaaagcaaTTTACTGTGTTCCTGTTCCAGGGAGAAGTATCACccagaaggaaagcaaaagaggTGAGAAATTACTGAGAAACTGAAGAGATAGTTTTCTCCTTCTGTATAAATTGGTCTTTATATCTGAAAAGTCCAGGTACATAGAAGAACTGCAGTACTTATTCAGacaaaattattccaaaaaGTTAACAGgaatatttaattaaagaatGAAGGGTTAAATTAATAATATGTACAAAGAATACATTGATTTATGTAAAAAGTTCTAGATTTATCTTTATAGGTGACTAATGTATAGCCTGTGTTTAGAGAAATTTTAGTCACAATGACAAAGCATTTTTGTCTTGCATTTTGACCAAACTCTacaaaagaggcagaaaataaGAGATCAGGTTCTTAAATATAAATTAGCATAACTTCAACAAAGGTGAGTATTCAGTGTAATTTATCCAGCTCAGGTGGTGAATACTACTATCTCACTTGCAGCTATATTTAATGCATAATTTCCAAGTGTGCAAAAAaaactctgaatatttttttcaaatctaGTGAAACATACAAATGTCTCTTggaaagcttaaaaaataattcagctcAGTggaacaaatttaaaattattttcttaaatattgaaaattacAACATGCTTTCATACGTAGCCTGAATTATTGATGACTATTATCACTTGCCCCCAAACCTCAGAAATATGTAACAGAAGGTTAAGTGTTCAGTTATAAACAAATAGGAAGGGAGAATGTGTCTTAGTATTCCTGTGTGCATCTTTGCTGAGCATTTTTATTGTATTATCTATGTagtattttaaatgcagttctTCCTTTTAATGTTATGGGTTCTCCTAGAAATAAAAGATGTAAACAAAGACTTCTCTCCATACAGGAAAAAGAGCTGAAGAACAATGCTGAGGTTTGCTATCACCCTCCTTGCTCTCATAACATCATCCACCTGCCGAAAATATGGATGTCTGGAGGGGGACACCCAAAAACTGAAGCCAGGTCCTGAGCCAAAGATGCAAGAGTGCACTCTCTACTCTAAATGTAAGAGCAGTTTAATTTTTCCCAAATATGGTCAAGTACAGCATTGTACACCTTAATTGTTTTGGCTGTTCCCCTAATTTCTCAAAAATATATAAGATGCAGTATACATTGTATTTGAAAACCTCCTTCATTGGCATTTTGCTGCATGCGAACCAAGAGTAAGATTCTGGGTCTTAACAAAGTCAGCTGTAAAGCTCTCATTgacttaatttattttcttttcaaaattctgaTGCAGTTTGCCTTTCTTGTAGTCCCATCTGCTTAAAAATCTTTACAGCAaagattattttgatttattgtAATTAAGTATAAGAATCAATTGTAGCAGACATCAAATGGGAAAATTTGAAATCAAAATTCTATTGTAAGCAAAGTACAGCACTTATTAAAATTCTTcaactcttttatttttatgtttggtAGTTTTGGTAAGTTTGGTAGTTTTCAAAGTTAGTATCCCTTAGGATGTGGCATCTGGCAGAACACTGGTAAAATTCTTGGGACTCTCTGGGTGCAACTTGACAAAACACTGTTTATGTCGGTCTGCCTCACCTGGCATTTACACTGCCACTTTCACATCCAAAATTGTTAGAGCTTGAGTACATATTCTAGTTACTACTGTTACTACTCAGAGACTTTATCACTTTATTGTTCAAACCAGATTAATCTTACATTTTGCATCTTCCACATACAGTGTTAAAAAGGAACACTTATTGCAAGATCTTTGTTTTACTCCCAACAGTTTCCTGTTGCTATGCAGACTTCACAGCGCAATTGGCTCATTCCCCTGTAATTAAAGTAAGCGACAGCTACTGGAACAGATGTGGGCAGCTCAGTAAATCGTAAGTCAGCTTTGATGTTTTCTGTGTCCTGCTTCCACTGatctgggctggagcagccaccagctgctgATGGACATTAGGTTACCCGAGAGATTATGTCACCCAGCCTAGTTTCCCATCACCTTTTCTCTGTAACTGACCAGCCTCTGACTCTTCTTCTCCTCTCACACAAACCCACATGATTTCTGCCGTTTTTTCAAGACAGGGTTATGTTTTTTCAAATTTGCTTTCAGTATAGAACCAGATCTTGCAATGCAAACCAGTCATAAACTCAGTAGGTGACAACCACCCTGCACCTCTGTAGCTCTCCAACCATCACCCAGCAGTGAGAGTGATCTGTAATGAATAGAGGCTTCTTCCTTTGTTTAGAAAGCACATCAAGTAGATTACTAAATCTCAcccaaaaaaaagcacaggagtccagaaatgaaacagctgaaaatttagaattaaaattCTTGTAGTCCTGTGGGTTTTGTAACCATGAAAAATGTCTCCTTAATTAAGATTTTTAGTACCCCGTTAGATGTTAAAGCTGTGAAACATGGCAAGTTATAGAAATAAAGGGATGAAAGTACAAAACAATTAAGCAAAAACAGATGTGAAAAAGTAACAGCTCTTGCCTGCCCCTCCCAGGAGAGCATCACAGTATGCAATTTTAAGTAAattcagctgggctgtgggaaaAATCTAAAGATTAGTGAAACCATGAGGCTACAGCACAGACAAAGCTTTATACTATAGTTTTAATCTACATTTTATTATTGCCTGGAATCGTTGTTGCCAGGAAAACTCGAGTCCTCAAAAGTTTATGGAAAGCTTACACAAATAGGGCTGAAATATGCATGGAAACATTTGTGCTGTAGCTGGCTGTGGTAATTGCACGGTCAGAGCCTGTACACAATGCCAGAGGAATGAATTTCAAACTTAGGCATTAACAGGGCCAAAGgatgcttttctgtgtttgtctcCTAATCTGTAGTATTGCATCCACATCAAAGCAGGCCTAGAAAACTGAGGCTGTAGCCTTAGTGCTCAGAAACAGGCTTATTTGTGGCTTTTCTCATCCACCACAGCTGTGAagatttcacaaagaaaatcGAGTGCTTTTACCGGTGTTCTCCAGATGCTGCTTACTGGATCCATCCCAATGACACTGCTGCTATCCAGGCTGTTCCATTGTGTCAAAGCTTTTGTGATGACTGGTAGGTTCAGCTTTTtaatcaaagtatttttatttcattttaatatgcCTGTGATTCAGTGGTGTTACATCACCTTTTCTCTTGTTCTGCTTCTGAATTTCTTGTTGgccctctctgctttccttctgctaAGCTACTGCCCCCAAAATAATAATGACACAGGCTGTGAATGCAGGATGGGGACACTAAGATGAGTTTAGTGACTTGGggacagcactgccctgctctgggggaggatGCAGTGCAGTGGCATTGTGACAGAGGAGCTCCTGCCACACTGaggggcactggcagcagcaagggcctgcccacccttcGAAAAGTCCATGTCTGTGAAATATCATTTATGCAATTAGCATTTTCAATCTGAATGCTTGATCATGATATGATACATTTGTTTTGCATGTATAAAATGCACTACAAAATCTGGAAAGACATCAACTCATGGGATTTCAACAAATTATTGTTACAAAATAGCttaattcctttaattttcacCCTTGACCTTGTCCCTTCTATCATCACACTCTCTAAAATCTCTTCTAAAATCCTGAATATCAGAGACAATTGCAGACAACTAATGCTAAAATTATTAATAGCAATGAGCAACATAATAGCATTGAATTTTGTTTCCCAAAACACAGCATCAGAGAATCACATCATGTTTTGAGTGCAAGGCACATGGTAGGGCAATCCAGCACCCATCTGTCCTTAGTGTTGGGGCAGGAGAATTATATCCATGTAGGGTACTGAAATTTTTCCACTGGTACTTATCCAGCATAtatctctccctccctctctctctcctttccatCCCTGTTTTGAGATGCTGGATCTTAAAAACATCACTATGGGACACAAAAACTCAGTCAGCACCTTGTGAATGTTGTGCCCAGTCACTGGAGGAACTTGTCTGGATGTGTGTGTGAAGCACAAACACCCCAGGCTCTGTTCACACTATAAGATTATAAGTGCTAGCTTTCCATGAAAGTAATGGAATGTGAATGTCCGGATCCCTTAGGCCACTCTGAAAATCAAGGAAAACCATTACAATACTTCtaaaaacatcagaaaagagcttttcttAAAAGTACAGGAAATACAGGACACAGTAGAGTTCTCTTGGGCTGCTCTCTGTCCTGCTTCCCTAGGGCTTTCACAACTTGGATATTATTGACATATGGATCCAGTTCCATTCCCTCCAAGGGCAAAATCATGTGTGCAGTGCAGAATTTCGGTAGGATTTGTCTTCAAATATGTCTCCATTGCTTTGTGCCAGTGAAGGAAACAAGAAGCATAGCTTGGATTTGTAATGGAAGTGAGTGAGAAAGGCTGATGTATTTCTTAGCTTTCCTAGAGGTTTCTCTAGcaatgaattttatttctgtgtcagGAAACTACATGTGCCTCAGGAACAGCTTTGTCATGTGCAGTCTTCCTTGCTAAATTTTTTGTAATCTTCTAAACTGAATCCTCCTCAAAGACAAAGGCTGAGACCTTGAATTTCCCTCAGTGCTCTGAATCTTAAAGCTCAGAACCAATTACCAAATATTGCATTTGGGTATTAAGCACTGGCATTGCCAGTAAGCTGCAGAAGAGATCTAATGGGCAAAATGATAGAATACCACTATCTAAAACAAATGTAGCAAAACAAGTAGCATGAAAAGTCTTTACTAAACTGTTATATCAAGTAAAagtgtaaagaaaaaagaaaagtctgcTGTAAGTTTAGTTTGCATCTATTAACTAGTTTAAGCCAGCTTCATTGTATATGAGGTTTATACCAAAGTGTAGATCATTGTAGGTCAATTGTAGATCATGCAGGCCAATATTTCATTGCAAAATCCTCAGTGCTccctgagcacttccagagcCTGCAGGTAAACAGTACTATTAACTTTTGGGGTGTAAACAGTACTTTTAACAGTGGGGTGAttgagagctgctgcccaggaaaaCTGACCCTTTTCCAGTATAGAGTCTCCTGGCAGAGAGAGGATCTGCTCTATACAAGTCCTGAGCAATGATCTATGGCTCCTGTTGGCGTCACAGATGCCTGGCCTGAATCAAAAATGTACTGATGGCCCATTACCCTGCATGCTGGTCTGTGTGCCTGCCTAATGCCAGTGTCAAACCCATTCCCTCACCCTGCTTAAGGCCTCAGGCTAGAAAAGAGCCTGGACAGAATTCCCACTCTTTCTGGTGAtttaaagtaacattttttcatgttctATTCACTGGAGGCCCTTTAGCATGCTGTAGCACTGCTGGTGATGTGACCTACTTTCTCTACATACTGTGAGTGTGCCTGCTGCATACTGTACGTCTTTGTGGCCAGAAATGTGCAGAGTATTCTGAATGAACAGTGacttaatttaaaagaaatccatCTGAGTAGCTTGGggccttccttttctttctattgTTTTAGGATTCCTTGCTCTCACTAGTCCTTAAACTATTGCTTTTGAAAGAGCCCAATGTACAAGTCATTTTCTCATTCACCTGTGAAAGGGCCCTGTGTCCTGTAAAAGAGAAAGagcaaattagaaaaaatacagtggagaaggttttaaaataaaaatatgctgtTCATTATACACAGGGAACTAATATGGTCAGGGAGGGTCTTTTAAGTATTTATGTTTCTCACATTTAGTTAATGTTCAAATAAACTTATGGGGTTTTGGACTGCAGAAATTAGACTTTTCACAAATCATGACTTTTCATAAACTTGATTTCATAATTACTTCCTTTGGGATAAAGAAAAACTCCTACCAATGGAATTATGCCTTGTCACCTGCTTATAGAACAAACCACAGTCAGGTAATAATAGTGATTAGGAAACATTTTATCTTGACAAGTCAATAAATAATggtgaataaaaatataaatccttttattcatatattttattcatattcCCGAGGAAACCAGATGCATACCATGAATATTAATTTCTCAAATTTTAGCCTCTATTTCCAGCTGAGCCCCTACCTCTGACAGCAGATTAAGGGATGAACCCATTGAGAGTACATGTCTTCTGACCCTGAGCTGTTTACTTCAGGCCCTGGTTACCTTCCATCTGTTATTGCTCTTTCTCCCTCCAAAAAGCCCAGAAAACTAGTGTGAAGACACTGCAGATATGCATCTTCTGACCTTTCTGCATTTGCAAATCTACTGCAATGTCCAGTTCTCATGACCACATGACAACCcacatatttcatttaaaaatgtaaggCTGCAGCACTCAAGATATCAAAACAGTTTTGAAACATGACCCTGAAGTTCAAAAATGACAAACAGAAAATCTATCCAAAGGCACTAATTACGAATACCATGCTAAACATTAACTTTCTGGAAGCTGTGCCTCATTATTTTGGCACTCTCAGTTACTAGTATGAATAGTCCTACAAGCCAATGAGACTAAATTTAAGAAGATGTTAACTGATTACCAGAAAGTAAAGTCCTTAAAAAAAGTAATAGCCAAAACGTACAGCATAAAAGAGAAGTGGAAGGGAGGAAATTATGTAGGATAATGGTAAGTCA harbors:
- the LOC103814987 gene encoding riboflavin-binding protein-like, with the translated sequence MLRFAITLLALITSSTCRKYGCLEGDTQKLKPGPEPKMQECTLYSKFSCCYADFTAQLAHSPVIKVSDSYWNRCGQLSKSCEDFTKKIECFYRCSPDAAYWIHPNDTAAIQAVPLCQSFCDDWYEACKDDSICVRNWLTDWEWDKNGENHCKNKCIPYREMYANGTDMCQSMWGESFKVSESSCLCLQMNKKDSIAIKYLLSKSSEESSSSSSSSSSEEHACQNKLLKFEKLKQKEGERTR